The Terracoccus luteus genome includes a region encoding these proteins:
- a CDS encoding DEAD/DEAH box helicase, with protein sequence MKDVIDPLATSERITETYQRYLTSLLSLGDGRLAAGLADKIRSSGSMTKGPYLDVTPPYEKGASLRDLVGEGVLSAAFLGVCSEALPADRPLYVHQERAIRKAAQGRSLVVATGTGSGKTESFLVPILDSLAREREAGTLGPGVRALLLYPMNALANDQVKRLREVLRDYPHITFGRYTGETPEDPKKARELFAQLNPGVDPIPNELLSRAEMKKTPPHILLTNYAMLEYLLVRPLDTPLFDGAMATSWRWLAVDEAHVYGGSQGAEIAMLLRRLQQRVSPQAPLQSILTSATVGDDPALVAEFATRLTRATVEWVPGDNDRCDVVPAVRRAVPERGAWGPLDGCDYSRIAQSHDPAPEILRVAASQGWTGTHAGQALAHESRLVELKNHLASGPLTLNQIVAGLPHAGWTPESLTACVRVASGVVDAAGEPVLSARYHLFAKATEGAFSCLGTSGPHVALTRHESCPDCKDPMFEFGSCQRCGHIYLVGERDERDGRAWFRPTNRPGARAVWLLLDPPSDESAIEGPSDEDEEVLGEAQKSDHQDQWICSSCACLSPSGGRCPACSNEHMRPVRMVQGLRTEIKECLHCGSRNPDIRTFSTGNDAAAAVLSTALYQEIPSSGDEASAKPGNGRKLLLFSDSRQSAAFFATYLEDTYDRIRRRALILHALRTGDPLNIEDLASAVAKRAGELGLFERKDSRQKRERTAALWVMQELLSLDERQSLQGLGQMVVRFGKDSKWRVPQPLLALGLTEQQAWDLVEILVTILLTQGAVTMPDDVQANDEAFAPRLGPVFVRGTGSEAKRKILSWEPSRNSVTNRRVDFVKRVLIAAGAPADKAAEVLNGVWKFLAGGMPDGWLAQSSAVSEGLLWRADHTWLELRAVGPGEALYRCASCQRVASVSVLGICPTMGCDGRLEEWSLPSVTADSDHYRDLHRNVLPVGMSVSEHTAQWQPRAAAKIQQDFINGDVNVLSCSTTFELGVDVGELEAVMLRNMPPSTANYVQRAGRAGRRASSAAVILTFAQRRPHDLARYQRPTEMIAGRVQAPYVYLDNDRIGRRHAHSVALSLFLRHAFETTGTVWRRAGEFFAGDAPTGAERFAEFLRDYREQVCDAAVQVLSPTVSSVIGGGSGEWTERLIELLGTVSDEFQRDIGEFETLRQEAFVARKDFLASRYGKTIATLESQELLGFLGQHNILPKYGFPVDTVDLRTIYADAERGADIRLSRDLSTAIYEYAPGAQVVAGGRLWTSGGIYRMPGRELVQRHYAACPACGHYADDVSTLGPTCKACNHLLPQRPPYAEPVYGFVAARDPKRPGTTPPQRVWNGSTHVRRQSPQLQVTTLALGEGQLHVAYGPRAELVAISEGKVGRGFLICDWCGWGTSLVNEFPKVHRHLFKGDPCKGPLRQLALGHTFETDMLTIAGPGNLAPLLESPSVLYAILEGASRGLDISREDVDGTLFRAEDGSAALAFFDTVPGGAGNVLRIGQHLPEVLARALKVVSSCECGEETSCYACLRTFRNERFHDQLRRGEAARLLARVLRESTVVTQAQPPEVPVEWSAAMAQAETPAEKEFVVTLARATGIPVAEVGVEVADGIPVAFAWPDERVAVLMDAEPEDRSDLERAGWMVVEAEASALRLALGERVPTR encoded by the coding sequence GTGAAGGACGTCATCGACCCCCTCGCCACTAGCGAGAGGATCACCGAGACCTATCAGCGCTACCTGACGTCCCTGCTTTCCCTAGGAGACGGGCGCCTCGCCGCCGGACTCGCCGACAAGATCCGGTCGAGCGGGTCAATGACCAAGGGCCCTTACCTCGATGTCACACCGCCCTACGAGAAGGGTGCGAGCCTCAGGGACCTCGTAGGCGAGGGGGTGCTCAGTGCCGCGTTCCTCGGCGTGTGCTCAGAAGCACTGCCCGCCGATCGGCCGCTCTACGTCCATCAGGAGCGCGCGATTCGTAAGGCAGCGCAGGGGCGCAGCTTGGTGGTCGCGACAGGTACGGGCTCTGGCAAGACGGAGAGCTTCCTCGTGCCGATCTTGGACTCACTGGCCCGTGAGCGCGAGGCGGGAACGCTCGGTCCCGGAGTCCGCGCCTTGCTCCTGTACCCGATGAACGCGCTGGCCAATGACCAGGTCAAGCGCCTACGCGAAGTCCTTCGCGACTACCCGCACATCACCTTCGGTCGCTATACCGGAGAGACTCCGGAGGACCCCAAGAAGGCTCGTGAGCTGTTCGCGCAGCTCAACCCCGGTGTCGATCCGATTCCCAACGAGCTGCTGTCGCGGGCGGAGATGAAGAAGACGCCGCCTCACATCCTCTTGACCAACTACGCAATGCTCGAGTACTTGCTGGTCAGGCCGCTCGACACACCTCTCTTCGATGGTGCGATGGCGACCTCTTGGCGATGGCTCGCGGTCGACGAGGCACATGTCTACGGCGGCTCCCAGGGCGCCGAGATCGCGATGCTGCTGCGCCGCTTGCAGCAGCGCGTTTCTCCCCAGGCTCCCCTTCAGAGCATCCTCACCAGCGCCACGGTCGGTGACGATCCCGCCCTGGTCGCGGAGTTCGCAACTCGCCTCACGCGCGCCACCGTCGAGTGGGTTCCAGGAGACAACGACAGGTGCGACGTGGTGCCCGCCGTCCGCAGGGCCGTTCCTGAGCGGGGGGCGTGGGGTCCGCTAGACGGCTGCGACTACTCGCGGATTGCCCAGTCCCACGACCCCGCTCCGGAGATCCTCAGGGTTGCGGCCAGCCAGGGATGGACGGGCACCCACGCAGGGCAGGCGCTCGCCCACGAATCGCGCCTCGTCGAGCTCAAGAACCATTTGGCGAGCGGCCCGCTCACGCTGAATCAGATCGTCGCCGGCCTACCCCATGCGGGGTGGACGCCGGAGAGCCTGACAGCGTGTGTGCGCGTAGCTAGCGGTGTTGTTGATGCCGCGGGGGAGCCCGTTCTTTCCGCGAGGTACCACCTCTTCGCGAAGGCCACCGAGGGCGCGTTCTCCTGCCTCGGCACGAGCGGCCCGCATGTGGCGCTCACTCGCCACGAGAGCTGCCCGGACTGCAAAGACCCGATGTTCGAGTTCGGCTCGTGCCAACGCTGTGGACATATCTACCTCGTCGGGGAGCGCGATGAGCGTGACGGCCGGGCTTGGTTCCGGCCGACGAACCGGCCTGGTGCGAGAGCGGTCTGGCTTCTGCTCGACCCTCCTTCAGACGAGTCGGCAATCGAGGGCCCGAGCGACGAGGATGAGGAGGTTCTCGGCGAGGCGCAGAAGTCCGATCACCAGGACCAGTGGATCTGCTCCTCGTGCGCCTGCCTGTCGCCCTCGGGTGGGCGCTGCCCCGCCTGCTCGAACGAACACATGCGACCGGTCCGGATGGTGCAGGGCCTTCGGACCGAGATCAAGGAGTGCCTGCACTGCGGCAGCCGCAACCCTGACATCCGCACCTTCTCCACGGGCAACGACGCGGCCGCCGCGGTCCTGTCCACTGCGCTCTACCAAGAGATCCCGTCCTCCGGCGACGAGGCGAGCGCGAAGCCCGGCAACGGCCGCAAGCTGCTCCTCTTCAGCGATTCACGGCAGTCCGCGGCCTTCTTCGCCACGTACCTCGAGGACACCTACGACCGGATCCGTCGCCGTGCGCTCATCCTCCATGCCCTGAGGACGGGCGACCCGCTCAATATCGAGGACCTGGCAAGTGCGGTCGCCAAGCGTGCCGGAGAGCTGGGCCTGTTCGAGAGGAAGGACTCGCGACAGAAGCGGGAGCGCACTGCGGCGCTGTGGGTCATGCAGGAGCTCCTCAGCCTCGATGAGCGACAGTCCCTCCAGGGCCTCGGCCAGATGGTCGTTCGCTTCGGCAAGGACTCTAAGTGGCGCGTCCCGCAGCCCCTGCTCGCCCTCGGCCTCACCGAGCAGCAGGCGTGGGACCTCGTCGAAATCCTGGTCACCATCCTCCTCACCCAAGGCGCAGTGACCATGCCGGACGACGTCCAGGCCAATGACGAGGCGTTCGCGCCCCGTCTGGGCCCGGTGTTCGTACGCGGCACTGGCTCCGAGGCGAAGCGGAAGATCCTGAGCTGGGAGCCGAGCCGGAACTCGGTGACCAATCGTCGTGTGGACTTCGTGAAGCGAGTCCTGATCGCCGCCGGGGCCCCCGCTGACAAGGCGGCGGAGGTCCTCAACGGAGTGTGGAAGTTCCTCGCGGGAGGTATGCCGGACGGCTGGCTCGCCCAGTCGAGCGCGGTCTCCGAGGGCTTGCTTTGGCGGGCCGATCACACCTGGCTGGAGCTTCGTGCGGTGGGTCCGGGCGAGGCGTTGTATCGATGTGCCTCGTGTCAGCGGGTCGCATCGGTCTCCGTGCTGGGCATCTGCCCCACGATGGGGTGCGACGGCAGGCTCGAGGAGTGGAGCCTGCCCTCGGTGACGGCAGACTCCGATCACTACCGAGACCTGCACCGGAACGTCCTGCCCGTGGGCATGTCCGTGAGTGAGCACACCGCTCAGTGGCAGCCCCGCGCTGCTGCCAAGATCCAGCAGGACTTTATCAACGGCGACGTCAACGTGCTGTCGTGCTCGACGACCTTCGAGCTCGGTGTCGACGTGGGCGAGCTCGAGGCCGTGATGCTGCGCAACATGCCTCCGAGCACGGCCAACTACGTGCAGCGGGCCGGCCGGGCAGGACGTCGTGCCTCGTCGGCCGCGGTCATCCTCACGTTCGCGCAGCGACGACCGCATGACCTGGCCCGCTACCAGCGTCCGACGGAGATGATTGCCGGCCGGGTGCAGGCGCCGTACGTCTACTTGGACAACGACCGCATCGGCCGCCGGCATGCCCATTCGGTGGCGCTGTCCCTGTTCCTGCGCCATGCCTTCGAGACGACCGGCACGGTATGGCGCCGTGCGGGCGAGTTCTTCGCGGGCGACGCCCCGACGGGTGCCGAACGATTCGCCGAGTTCCTTCGGGACTACCGCGAGCAGGTGTGTGACGCAGCCGTTCAGGTGCTGTCGCCGACCGTCTCATCCGTGATCGGCGGAGGCTCGGGCGAGTGGACGGAGCGTCTGATTGAGCTCCTGGGCACGGTGAGCGATGAGTTCCAGCGCGACATCGGTGAGTTCGAGACGCTCCGCCAGGAAGCCTTCGTGGCACGGAAGGACTTCTTGGCCTCTCGGTACGGGAAGACCATCGCGACCTTGGAATCGCAGGAACTCCTGGGCTTCCTCGGCCAGCACAACATCCTGCCCAAGTATGGCTTCCCGGTGGACACGGTCGATCTCCGCACGATCTACGCCGATGCCGAGCGGGGGGCCGACATCCGCCTCAGCCGGGATCTCAGCACGGCCATCTACGAGTACGCTCCGGGAGCCCAGGTTGTCGCGGGCGGGCGGCTTTGGACGTCAGGTGGCATCTACCGGATGCCCGGTCGCGAGCTGGTGCAGCGGCACTACGCTGCCTGCCCCGCCTGTGGCCACTACGCCGACGACGTCTCCACCCTCGGGCCGACGTGCAAAGCCTGCAACCACCTCTTGCCCCAACGGCCCCCCTACGCCGAGCCCGTGTACGGGTTTGTTGCCGCGAGGGATCCCAAGCGCCCCGGGACGACGCCGCCGCAGCGGGTGTGGAACGGCAGCACCCATGTCCGAAGGCAGTCACCTCAGCTTCAGGTAACCACCCTCGCCCTCGGCGAGGGGCAGCTCCACGTCGCTTATGGCCCGCGAGCGGAGTTGGTCGCCATCAGCGAGGGCAAGGTGGGGCGTGGCTTCCTGATCTGCGACTGGTGTGGCTGGGGCACATCGCTCGTCAACGAGTTCCCGAAGGTCCACCGCCACCTCTTCAAGGGCGACCCGTGCAAGGGCCCGCTTCGGCAACTGGCCCTGGGCCATACGTTCGAGACGGACATGCTCACAATCGCGGGTCCGGGAAACCTGGCACCGCTGCTCGAGTCTCCTTCAGTGCTCTACGCGATCCTCGAAGGGGCCTCACGGGGTCTCGACATCTCCCGCGAAGACGTGGATGGCACGCTCTTCCGCGCCGAGGACGGGTCGGCGGCGCTGGCGTTCTTCGACACCGTCCCGGGTGGTGCCGGCAACGTGTTGCGCATCGGGCAGCACCTGCCCGAGGTCTTGGCCCGCGCCTTGAAGGTCGTGTCCTCCTGCGAGTGCGGCGAGGAGACGAGCTGCTACGCCTGCCTCCGGACCTTCCGTAACGAGCGCTTCCACGACCAGCTCCGCCGCGGCGAGGCAGCCCGGCTTCTCGCCCGGGTGCTGAGGGAGTCGACCGTGGTCACGCAGGCGCAGCCCCCTGAGGTCCCGGTCGAGTGGTCAGCGGCCATGGCTCAGGCCGAGACCCCGGCGGAGAAGGAATTCGTCGTCACGCTTGCCCGAGCGACCGGCATACCGGTGGCTGAGGTTGGCGTCGAGGTCGCGGACGGCATCCCTGTTGCCTTCGCCTGGCCGGACGAGCGGGTGGCAGTCCTCATGGACGCCGAGCCGGAGGACCGAAGCGACCTTGAGCGTGCAGGCTGGATGGTCGTTGAGGCCGAGGCCAGCGCGCTCCGCTTGGCGCTCGGTGAGAGGGTGCCAACGAGGTGA
- a CDS encoding helicase-related protein: MPRDEVRGAVQGNLEVAPGSVVMVRDEEWLVTGVQSTADGWLLTVQGLSELVRDTTATFYESLDDITVVDPAKTMVVADDSPGYRRSRLWLEATLRKTALPVDDPSLAVSSQVLADPLDYQHAAVQRALDPANLRPRILLADAVGLGKTLEIGMILSELVRRGRGDRILIVSPRHVLEQMQHEMWTRFALPFVRLDSVGIQRVRQKLPATRNPFTMYKRAIISIDTLKNDRYLNHLRKHRWDAVVIDESHGVTNSQTQNNRLARVLAPNTDALILASATPHNGNAESFAELIRLLEPTAVRPGGELVEDEVRRLIVRRHRYSPEVAGVVGADWAERAEPRHLLVPASPEEDAVADELADVWLHPKGSSPHSGGNSLFPWTLAKAFLSSPAALVESCRQRRSKLNPQHPGEAREVEALERLTILAEAALKATHANQATGKYAGLVKRLKEIGVGKGKPERAVIFAERIATLAWLRESLRKDLGFSAGEVRILHGGLTDQEQQEIVEEFKQTSSPVRVLVTGDVASEGVNLHLQCHNLIHFDIPWSLIRIEQRNGRIDRYGQKHSPEITTLLLEPSHPTFSGDLRVLSKLLEKEQEAHTALGDSASLMGKFDVKAEEDEIRKVLAGQARLDDVVATPEHVAQDNSVLGLLARLQQLGRVTPPADQTTTAAASSLYATEVDFLEEALQQAYTVPDASSSHGGVRWRRHDAEQIVEFEPPADLRARLDVLPQSYLAERQVTKRLLLATSKAKGKSLLEAALADGGGSSWPEAHYLGPLHPVIDWASDRALASLARNQVFAVRGDVDLPTVLLLGTLTNKRGLTVSSVWLSVQFINPKAAAHTIIELHDSAADMLGMAGVGLSMTNPGRVAHTDTLTTLIPYAVDEARKRMASQFAAAEHEAAKQVAEWSSRVDDWTHDASALIQRSEIKSRRVSVEEEKRLAGGRMPDRQLVRPLLVVLPQGHPIENNQAGGA; the protein is encoded by the coding sequence ATGCCACGGGACGAGGTCAGGGGAGCAGTGCAGGGGAATCTGGAAGTCGCGCCGGGATCGGTCGTCATGGTGCGCGACGAGGAGTGGCTCGTCACGGGTGTGCAGTCGACGGCCGACGGGTGGCTGCTCACCGTCCAAGGGCTCAGTGAACTGGTCCGGGACACGACAGCGACGTTCTACGAGAGTCTCGACGACATCACCGTCGTGGACCCCGCGAAGACCATGGTGGTCGCCGACGACTCGCCCGGTTACAGACGCAGCCGCCTCTGGCTCGAGGCAACGCTCCGCAAGACGGCCCTTCCGGTCGATGACCCCAGCCTCGCGGTGTCGAGCCAGGTCCTCGCCGACCCGCTGGATTACCAGCACGCCGCGGTGCAGCGTGCCCTCGACCCGGCCAACCTTCGGCCACGCATCCTCCTTGCCGACGCCGTCGGCCTCGGCAAGACCCTCGAGATCGGGATGATCCTCAGCGAGCTCGTCAGGCGGGGCCGCGGTGACCGCATCCTCATCGTCAGCCCGCGCCACGTCCTCGAGCAGATGCAGCACGAGATGTGGACCCGCTTCGCGCTGCCGTTCGTCCGCCTCGACTCGGTGGGCATCCAGCGAGTCCGTCAGAAGCTTCCTGCGACCCGCAACCCGTTCACGATGTACAAGCGGGCGATCATCTCGATCGACACCCTCAAGAACGACCGCTACCTCAACCACCTGCGCAAGCACCGTTGGGATGCCGTCGTCATCGACGAGTCCCACGGCGTGACCAACTCGCAGACACAGAACAACCGCCTCGCCCGCGTCCTCGCTCCCAACACTGACGCTCTGATCCTGGCGAGCGCCACGCCGCACAACGGCAACGCCGAGTCCTTCGCCGAGCTCATCCGCCTCCTCGAGCCCACAGCGGTCCGGCCCGGCGGCGAGCTCGTCGAGGACGAGGTGCGGCGCCTCATCGTGCGTCGTCACCGCTACAGCCCCGAGGTGGCCGGCGTCGTCGGCGCCGACTGGGCCGAGCGTGCCGAGCCGCGCCATTTGCTCGTGCCGGCCTCGCCCGAGGAAGACGCCGTCGCCGACGAGCTCGCCGACGTCTGGCTCCACCCAAAGGGGTCCAGCCCTCACTCGGGCGGCAACTCCCTCTTCCCGTGGACGCTGGCCAAGGCGTTCCTCTCCTCTCCGGCCGCCCTCGTCGAGTCGTGCCGCCAGCGCCGCTCCAAGCTCAACCCTCAGCATCCCGGGGAGGCCCGCGAGGTCGAGGCTCTCGAGCGCCTCACCATTCTGGCCGAGGCTGCGCTCAAGGCCACCCACGCCAACCAAGCAACAGGCAAGTACGCCGGCCTCGTCAAGCGCCTCAAGGAGATCGGCGTCGGCAAGGGCAAGCCGGAGCGGGCCGTGATCTTTGCCGAACGCATCGCCACCCTCGCATGGCTCCGCGAGAGCCTCCGCAAGGACCTCGGTTTCTCGGCCGGCGAGGTCCGCATCCTCCACGGCGGCCTGACCGACCAGGAGCAGCAGGAGATCGTCGAGGAGTTCAAGCAGACCTCGTCCCCGGTCCGCGTCCTCGTCACAGGCGATGTGGCTTCCGAGGGCGTGAACCTCCACCTCCAGTGCCATAACCTCATCCACTTCGACATCCCGTGGTCGCTGATCCGCATCGAGCAGCGCAATGGCCGCATCGACCGTTACGGCCAGAAGCACTCGCCGGAGATCACGACGCTCCTGCTCGAACCGTCCCACCCGACGTTCTCGGGTGACCTGCGCGTCCTCAGCAAGCTCCTCGAGAAGGAGCAGGAGGCTCATACGGCCCTTGGCGACTCCGCGTCTCTCATGGGCAAGTTCGACGTCAAGGCCGAGGAGGACGAAATCCGCAAGGTCCTCGCCGGCCAGGCCCGGCTCGACGACGTCGTCGCGACGCCCGAGCATGTGGCGCAGGACAACAGCGTGCTGGGCCTCCTTGCCCGCCTCCAGCAGCTCGGCCGAGTCACGCCCCCCGCCGACCAAACCACCACGGCCGCCGCGTCCTCCCTGTATGCCACCGAGGTCGACTTCCTCGAGGAGGCGCTGCAGCAGGCCTACACCGTGCCCGACGCATCCTCCAGCCATGGAGGTGTCCGCTGGCGACGCCACGACGCGGAGCAGATCGTCGAGTTCGAGCCGCCGGCTGACCTGCGGGCCCGCCTCGACGTCCTCCCGCAGTCCTACCTGGCCGAGCGACAGGTGACCAAGCGCCTCCTCCTCGCCACGTCGAAGGCAAAGGGCAAGAGCCTCCTCGAGGCTGCCCTCGCCGACGGCGGCGGCTCCTCGTGGCCGGAGGCCCACTACCTCGGCCCACTGCACCCTGTCATCGACTGGGCCAGCGACCGGGCACTCGCGTCCCTCGCCCGCAACCAGGTCTTCGCGGTGCGCGGCGACGTCGATTTGCCGACTGTCCTGCTCCTTGGCACCCTCACCAACAAGCGCGGCCTGACAGTGTCTTCGGTATGGCTGTCCGTGCAGTTCATCAACCCGAAGGCGGCCGCTCACACCATTATCGAGCTGCACGACTCGGCCGCAGACATGCTCGGCATGGCGGGGGTTGGCCTCTCGATGACCAACCCGGGACGCGTAGCCCACACGGACACACTGACCACCCTCATCCCGTATGCCGTCGACGAGGCGCGCAAGCGGATGGCCTCCCAGTTCGCGGCCGCAGAGCACGAAGCCGCCAAGCAGGTAGCCGAGTGGTCCAGCCGGGTCGACGACTGGACGCACGACGCCAGCGCCCTCATCCAGCGCTCGGAGATCAAGAGCAGGCGGGTGAGTGTCGAGGAGGAGAAGCGGCTGGCCGGGGGCAGGATGCCTGACCGCCAACTCGTGCGACCGCTCCTCGTCGTCCTCCCGCAGGGCCACCCGATCGAGAACAACCAGGCAGGGGGAGCCTGA
- a CDS encoding Hsp70 family protein, which produces MQQIDWCALFGSTLDTPRDAVVALGIDLGTTYSTVTRIAWTGDPEDEPELDVVPIRQRTSAGPKRSALVPSVVAVRADGTTAVGEEARDVVRERGRPPREGMDTFTATKNDIGTRKQYPKAPEHLNNPAKVAEHILRFLVAGAQEAYPGRFDRVVVTVPASFQLTQREDTAKAALESGIGLKAYDLMDEPVAAFLTFAAQRAEGVAAGRYMVLDVGGGTSDVALLSVEPTHRQVQVNVSGTSRYCRLGGSDIDRAIVVEHLLPALGELNGCDPKEWTYTQLASVIIPGLLDTAEELKTKLSRRMAARRTVGSDWSDLEERTSRDVHLEIPKGAALTLPAGSVSMNAEEFACVMAAYLDPDESLPRNGEYYESASIFAPLRELLDRRGWDAQETTLLLAGGTSHTTLLQDALADHLGVIPLAIHGSDHPLAQTEISQGAALQSFSLALDETSPLVVPRSDEALVIETATDPREVIPQGTVVPWPDDPRGRVIPLRLSDGSKSNGLRLSFTRNGVTVQNQVIEVPVDAQDGDSFTLRARMDANQQVALECEFACGARHTFQIDRPWSYVVNPQVARDRILELEADHGDPSATPREKLEIREQLVDLYRAVGHLQKAADSARFVLQRAESDEDYATASNDLANVLWEQGAREEALHALRRAAPRAEAWLLWNLAWRLEQCGRLEEALDAVDTAMAADPDGSSQSLRGRILKGLGRATEAESQFRSALSEFGHPRTASDFDLHWMDYVARQVGDESLRDSIKDSRRRVAQASTTKGVLPEADLPL; this is translated from the coding sequence GTGCAGCAAATCGACTGGTGTGCGCTCTTCGGCTCGACCTTGGACACGCCAAGGGACGCAGTGGTGGCGTTGGGTATCGATTTGGGCACCACCTACTCGACGGTCACTCGAATCGCGTGGACGGGTGACCCCGAGGATGAACCTGAGCTGGACGTCGTGCCGATCCGGCAGCGCACCAGCGCTGGTCCGAAACGAAGCGCTCTCGTGCCCTCGGTTGTCGCCGTGCGCGCTGACGGAACCACTGCGGTTGGCGAAGAGGCTCGCGACGTCGTACGCGAGCGAGGGCGCCCGCCACGGGAGGGCATGGACACCTTCACCGCGACGAAGAACGACATCGGCACCCGGAAGCAGTACCCGAAGGCACCGGAGCATCTGAACAATCCCGCGAAGGTCGCGGAACACATCCTTCGTTTTCTGGTTGCCGGCGCCCAAGAGGCCTATCCAGGGCGTTTCGATCGCGTCGTCGTCACGGTGCCTGCGTCATTCCAGCTGACGCAGCGCGAAGACACGGCTAAGGCTGCCCTGGAGTCCGGAATCGGCCTCAAGGCCTACGACTTGATGGATGAACCCGTCGCGGCCTTCCTCACTTTTGCAGCGCAACGCGCCGAGGGTGTCGCTGCCGGCCGTTACATGGTTTTGGATGTCGGCGGCGGCACGAGTGACGTGGCGCTGCTCTCGGTCGAGCCGACGCACCGGCAAGTGCAGGTCAACGTCTCGGGCACCTCCCGTTACTGCCGTCTCGGTGGATCAGATATCGACAGGGCCATCGTTGTGGAGCACCTCCTTCCGGCACTGGGCGAGCTGAATGGCTGTGACCCCAAGGAATGGACTTACACGCAACTCGCCTCCGTCATTATCCCGGGCCTTCTGGACACGGCTGAGGAACTTAAGACGAAGCTCAGTCGTCGCATGGCTGCGCGGCGAACGGTCGGTTCCGACTGGTCGGACCTGGAAGAGCGCACGTCACGCGACGTGCACCTCGAGATTCCCAAGGGGGCCGCCCTCACCCTGCCGGCAGGGTCCGTGTCCATGAACGCCGAGGAGTTCGCGTGCGTGATGGCTGCTTATCTGGACCCCGACGAGAGCCTGCCCCGAAATGGCGAGTACTACGAGTCCGCCTCGATCTTCGCTCCGCTTCGGGAGCTGCTGGATCGCCGGGGATGGGACGCCCAGGAGACGACACTGCTCCTTGCCGGCGGCACCTCTCACACAACGCTTTTGCAGGACGCTCTTGCGGACCACCTCGGCGTCATACCTCTCGCGATCCACGGCTCCGATCACCCCCTCGCACAGACAGAGATCAGTCAAGGCGCAGCCCTGCAGTCCTTCTCGCTTGCGCTGGATGAGACATCTCCACTCGTCGTTCCACGCAGTGACGAGGCCTTGGTCATCGAAACGGCAACGGATCCACGTGAGGTCATCCCCCAAGGCACCGTGGTTCCATGGCCCGACGATCCTCGGGGTCGCGTGATTCCGCTGCGTCTGTCGGACGGGAGCAAGAGCAACGGGCTGCGGCTCAGCTTCACCCGCAATGGAGTCACGGTCCAAAACCAAGTGATCGAAGTTCCGGTCGACGCTCAAGACGGCGACTCCTTTACGCTCCGGGCGCGGATGGACGCGAATCAGCAGGTAGCTCTTGAGTGCGAGTTTGCCTGCGGTGCTCGGCACACCTTCCAGATCGACAGGCCATGGTCGTATGTGGTGAACCCGCAGGTAGCGCGAGATCGGATCCTGGAACTCGAAGCCGATCACGGTGACCCCTCGGCAACGCCACGGGAGAAGTTGGAAATCCGAGAGCAGCTTGTCGACCTCTACCGAGCAGTGGGGCATCTCCAGAAGGCTGCCGACTCCGCTCGCTTCGTTCTTCAGCGCGCGGAGTCCGACGAGGATTATGCGACTGCATCCAACGACCTGGCCAATGTGCTCTGGGAGCAAGGCGCCCGCGAGGAGGCACTCCACGCCCTCCGCCGGGCAGCGCCTCGAGCAGAAGCATGGCTCCTGTGGAATCTGGCATGGCGTCTCGAGCAATGCGGTCGCTTGGAAGAGGCACTAGATGCTGTCGACACCGCCATGGCTGCGGATCCCGACGGGAGTTCCCAGTCCCTGCGGGGCAGGATCCTCAAGGGACTCGGGCGTGCGACTGAAGCCGAAAGCCAGTTTCGCTCGGCCTTGAGCGAGTTCGGGCATCCACGCACAGCAAGTGACTTCGATCTGCACTGGATGGACTACGTCGCCCGGCAAGTGGGCGACGAGTCACTCCGTGACTCCATCAAGGACTCACGGCGTCGGGTTGCCCAAGCCTCAACCACGAAGGGTGTCCTGCCCGAAGCGGATCTCCCCCTATGA